CCCCTCGAAGGGCGGCACCTCACCGCCGCAGTAGCGCTGCACCATGGCGAGGGTGCGCGCCAGGAGGTTCCCCAGATCGTTGGCGAGATCGGCGTTGTAACGCTCGGTGTAGGTGGTCCAGGAGAAATCACCGTCGCGGTCGAACGGCACCTCGCGGAGGAAGAGGTAACGGCAGCCGTCGGCGCCGAAGCGCTGCACCACGTCTTGCGGCGCGATGACGTTGCCGAGCGTCTTGGACATGCGTTCGCCGTCCACCGAGACGAAGCCGTGACCCCAGACGGAGCGCGGCAAGGCGACGCCGGCGCTCATGAGCATGGCCGGCCAGATGATGCAGTGGAAGCGGGTGATGTCCTTGCCGATGACATGCAGGTCGCAGGGCCAGTAACGGTGCACCAGACCCTGGGCGTCGTCGGGAAAGCCCAGGGCCGAGATGTAGTTGATCAGGGCGTCGAACCAGACGTAGACCACGTGGCTCGGGTCGATGGGAAGCGGGATCCCCCACTCCACGCCGCTGCGGGAGACGGAGATGTCTTCCAGCCCACCGTCGATGACGGCGAGCACCTCGTTGCGCCGGATCTCGGGCAGCACGAACTCGGGATGCTCGCTGATGTGGCGGCGCAAGCGGTCACCGAAGCGCGAGAGGGCGAAGAAGTAGTTCTCCTCCACCAGCCAGCGCGGGATGCTCTTGTGCAGCGGACACCGGCCCTCCACCAGGTCCTTCTCCTGCTTGAAGCTCTCGCAGGAGTCGCAATAGTAGCCCTCGTACTTGCCCTTGTAGATGTCGCCGGCGGCATGGATGGCGGCGAAAAGGGCCCGCACCGCCTGGTGATGGCGCTCCTCGGTGGTGCGGATGAAATCGTCGAAGGAAAGGCCCAGCAGGGTCCAGACCTCGCGGAAGCGCGTCTCCATGCGCTCGCAGTAAGCCAGCGGCGTCAAGCCTTCAGCGGCGGCCGCGCGGGCGACGTTGACGCTGTGCTCGTCGTTGCCCATGAGAAAACGGGTGTCGTAGCCGAGCATCCGGCGCGAGCGGGCGATGAAGTCGGCGGCGATCTTCTCGTAGGCCGTGCCGATGTGCGGGCTGGCGTTGACGTAGTCGATGGCGGTGGTGAGGTAGAACTTGGGACTCGCCATGGCTTTCCCTAGGCTCGCGCCGTCTGCTGGCGCGCGGCGCGGCTCTCCCGCGCCAGGCCGAGGAAGAGGGCGCTCAGGGTGAGCTCGCCGTGGGCGTAGCCGGCGATCTGCCGCTCCGCGAGCTGCGTTTGCTGCACCATGCGCCGCAACGCCAGGGCGTCGAAGCTCTGCGCCAATTGCTGCAACTCGGCGCGGCGGTCCTCGTGGACGAGCCGCGGCCGGCCGCTGGATGCCGCCCCAGCAGGCGCTTCGGCCGCGGCGCTCTTCGCCTTGCCCGCTGCCGCCGGCGTTGCCGCCGCGTTCGCCGCCGCCCTGTTGCCGCGCACGCTCCGAGCCGCCGCCGGCGCGGGCTCCACCTGGACGGCGCCTTCGGCCAGGAGCATTGCATCCCGCGCCAGGGAAGCCAGGATCTGCAGCAACACCGGAAACAGATGGCGATGTCCGGCGGCGTAGCCCCGTGCCGTGGCATGGGCGACTTGCAGGAGCTCCAGGGCGTCGCCCTGTGCCGCCGCCTGCAGGATGGCGAGGGCACGGTCGCGCACCTCGCGCAGCACGCCGGTGAGCGAGCGCTCGGCGACGAGCATGCTTCCCTGCGATAAGTAGGCTGCGGCGCGCGCCTCCATCGCTTCCACGCCATGAAGGATCTGCAAACGCGGCACCATCCACTCCGGCGAGAGAGGCGCGAAGGAAAGGCGCTGGCAACGTGAACGGATGGTGGGCAGCAAGCGTTCGGGGACGCTGCTCGTCAGCACCAAGAGACAATCGGCGGGCGGTTCCTCCAGCGTCTTGAGCAGCACGTTGCCGATGCCGAAGGCCATCTGCTCGGCGTCGGAGAGAATCACCACCTTCATGCGCGCCTCCACCGGCCGGCGCTGCACGGCAGGGAGCACGACATCGCGGAGCACTTCCGCCTGAATCCCCACCGGACGCTCGAACACCGGCTTGAAGTACGGATCCCGCGCTTTGGCGGCAAGCACCTCGACGATGGCGCCGAACTCGTGCCCCCCACGCCAGTCCTGCGGCAGCTCGAACCCGGGCTTCGCTGTTAGTTCCCAGAAGCCCGTGGGCACCGGGAAGACGAGGTGGAGATCGGGATGCTGCAGGTTGCGGAAGCGCCGGCAGGACGAGCAAGCCGCGCCGTCTGCCTCGACCGGAGGCGAGTGGAAGAGGCCGCGCGGCGCGCAGGCACCTTCGCGCTCGCAGTTGAGCAGCCGGCCAATCTCGACCGCCAGCGCCTCCTTGCCGACGCCGGCTGGACCGTCGAAGAGGAAGGACCCTGCGAGCTTGTACTTCAGGAACACTTCCTGGAGGATTTTCTGCGCGCGGGGCTGACCGAAGTCTCCGAGCTGCATGGGCGCATCCCTGGTCCAGAGTGAAGGTCGCCGCGCCGAGCGACGACGAGCGTCCTAGGATACGGGCGCCCGCCCTGGCCCACAAGCGGCATGGTGTGCGAGTACGCGTCGCAGTCGAAGGGGCGGCACCGCGTTGTCGTCGATGGGCGCGCACCGCGGTGCCGTCGCTCCGCGCGCGCCGGCGTGG
The Candidatus Krumholzibacteriia bacterium genome window above contains:
- the metG gene encoding methionine--tRNA ligase, producing the protein MASPKFYLTTAIDYVNASPHIGTAYEKIAADFIARSRRMLGYDTRFLMGNDEHSVNVARAAAAEGLTPLAYCERMETRFREVWTLLGLSFDDFIRTTEERHHQAVRALFAAIHAAGDIYKGKYEGYYCDSCESFKQEKDLVEGRCPLHKSIPRWLVEENYFFALSRFGDRLRRHISEHPEFVLPEIRRNEVLAVIDGGLEDISVSRSGVEWGIPLPIDPSHVVYVWFDALINYISALGFPDDAQGLVHRYWPCDLHVIGKDITRFHCIIWPAMLMSAGVALPRSVWGHGFVSVDGERMSKTLGNVIAPQDVVQRFGADGCRYLFLREVPFDRDGDFSWTTYTERYNADLANDLGNLLARTLAMVQRYCGGEVPPFEGAEAAEPRDATLLGVLARATTEYLTHVESFTIHAALGSAWSTIQSANRYIEETKPWELAKKPEATTRLGAVLRNLLEVLRHVSVMIVPAMPTKAAEMRRQLGLPDDVGRLLYAEEFRGPPRTWLRVAPGSSLFPRLES